In the genome of Cheilinus undulatus linkage group 6, ASM1832078v1, whole genome shotgun sequence, one region contains:
- the LOC121511567 gene encoding neurogenic locus Notch protein-like isoform X1, which translates to MRLKICLVFLLLAVLLVPAELKPKKHKKHRHGHRHHDHEHHGPGHHDKKKKGRFEDIIQDVCAISDGAGQDEEEEDDDKNEWLYDIQEPTGVCNQNPCHNYGVCKQKDGQTRKFKCDCQEPFKGKKCKTGPKICRRGMCGHGECVLTSTPPYYECKCRAPFQPPDCRTYSVCEPNPCQNGGTCTRDGNNFDCQCPPGYRGRFCQVGPDDCFVDDGESYRGNVSETDDGDECLHWNNHFILDSGVNPFNSFEDKDGLGPHNFCRNPDGENMPWCFFRRGCRLLWDYCKVTKCSDTTAAPTSVPDCPGFTCTNGRCIPKEWRCDSEDDCVDGSDEANCAVIDTSCYGFQCGNGRCITKQQRCNGNDDCGDGSDEVNCAVDPSRVPDCTGFMCKNRHCVYIQWRCSDCEDGADEANCTAALTRIPRCSGFQCGNTKCIPKRWKCDGDDDCGDGSDEASCAAVPTSVPDCPGFRCASGRCIPKQWWCDGDIDCGELSDETNCGAITCIRMFNCGNRTCMPKEWRCDGKDNCGDGSDEVNCGAISCSEYQCGNGRCIPKQWRCDGDNDCEDGADEANCRASRCSGFQCGNGRCIPKQQRCDRAEDCGDGSDEANCAAFSCFGFQCGNRRCISKLSRCDGFDDCGDGSDEAYCAVPPTGLPDCSEFQCGNRHCIPKQWRCDGDDDCGDGSDEASCAAAPTSIPDCSGFQCGNRRCIPKHWRCDRDDDCGDGSDEASCAAFGCSGFQCGNEFCIPKQQWCDGAEDCLDGSDEANCPDASSTDDDQDPPCPTAPPPQPTRPQPTDAKPPTTERPSQEAPTSAAPTVPVTDPITLQFTTCGKPQPKKPITRIFGGLKVAPGAIPWQVSLQVRPRGSNQAFQHICGGVIIDSCWVLTAAHCILPRKDMRVLMGSLSLDTTQPTEQIINVQEVIVHENYRETPTAVYNDIALLKLRGSNGVCAKETQFVKAACLPNGPLPDGMECTISGWGDTENSTFGTNHLLEANVLLINQEKCSEPVIYGRVLDNSMICAGHLQGGVDSCQGDSGGPLSCNDNNSHIIYGLVSWGDECGLKNKPGVYTRVTHFMDWIRSKIRAAQA; encoded by the exons ACGTCTGTGCGATCTCTGACGGAGCTGGccaggatgaagaggaggaggatgatgataaaaatgaatggCTGTATGATATCCAGGAGCCTACAG GCGTGTGTAACCAAAACCCCTGCCACAACTACGGGGTGTGTAAGCAGAAAGACGGACAAACTAGGAAATTCAAATGTGACTGCCAAGAACCGTTCAAGGGGAAGAAATGCAAGACag GTCCGAAGATTTGTAGGAGGGGGATGTGTGGGCATGGAGAGTGCGTGCTGACCTCGACCCCCCCGTACTATGAGTGCAAATGCAGAGCGCCTTTCCAGCCGCCAGACTGCAGAACAT ATTCAGTGTGTGAGCCGAACCCGTGTCAGAACGGAGGAACGTGCACCAGGGATGGGAACAACTTTGACTGCCAGTGTCCTCCAGGGTACAGAGGACGATTCTGCCAAGTTG gcCCTGATGACTGCTTCGTGGACGATGGCGAGTCTTATCGAGGGAACGTGAGTGAGACCGACGACGGAGATGAATGTCTCCACTGGAACAATCACTTCATCCTGGACAGCGGCGTCAATCCCTTCAACTCCTTCGAGGACAAAGATGGACTCGGCCCTCATAACTTCTGCAG GAACCCGGACGGAGAGAACATGCCGTGGTGTTTCTTCAGGAGAGGATGCCGCCTACTGTGGGACTATTGCAAAGTCACCAAGTGCAGCGATACAACAG CTGCTCCAACCAGCGTCCCTGACTGCCCTGGGTTTACATGTACAAATGGACGCTGTATTCCTAAAGAGTGGAGGTGTGACAGCGAGGACGACTGTGTGGATGGGTCTGACGAGGCCAACTGTGCAG TCATAGACACCAGCTGCTATGGGTTCCAGTGTGGGAACGGACGCTGTATTACTAAGCAGCAGAGGTGTAACGGAAATGATGACTGTGGGGACGGGTCAGATGAGGTCAACTGTGCAG TTGATCCATCCAGGGTACCTGACTGCACTGGGTTTATGTGTAAAAACAGACACTGTGTTTACATACAGTGGAGATGCAGCGACTGTGAGGACGGGGCTGACGAGGCAAACTGTACAG CTGCTCTAACCAGGATCCCTCGCTGCTCTGGGTTCCAGTGTGGGAACACAAAGTGTATTCCTAAACGGTGGAAATGTGATGGAGATGACGACTGTGGGGATGGGTCTGACGAGGCCAGTTGTGCAG CTGTTCCAACCAGCGTCCCTGACTGCCCTGGATTTAGATGTGCAAGTGGACGCTGTATTCCTAAACAGTGGTGGTGTGACGGAGATATCGATTGTGGGGAGCTATCCGACGAGACCAACTGTGGAG CTATCACCTGCATTCGAATGTTCAATTGTGGGAACAGAACCTGTATGCCTAAAGAGTGGAGATGTGATGGAAAAGACAACTGTGGGGACGGGTCTGATGAGGTCAACTGTGGAG CTATCAGCTGCTCTGAGTACCAGTGTGGGAACGGACGCTGTATTCCTAAACAATGGAGATGTGATGGTGATAATGACTGTGAGGACGGGGCTGACGAGGCCAACTGTAGAG CCAGCCGCTGCTCTGGGTTCCAGTGTGGGAATGGACGCTGTATTCCTAAACAACAGAGGTGTGACAGAGCTGAAGACTGTGGGGATGGATCTGATGAGGCCAACTGTGCAG CTTTCAGCTGCTTTGGGTTCCAGTGTGGGAACAGACGCTGTATTTCCAAACTTTCCAGGTGTGACGGATTCGATGACTGTGGGGACGGGTCTGACGAGGCGTACTGTGCAG TGCCTCCAACCGGGCTCCCTGACTGCTCTGAGTTCCAGTGTGGGAACAGACATTGTATTCCTAAACAGTGGAGGTGTGATGGGGATGACGACTGTGGGGACGGGTCTGATGAGGCCAGCTGTGCAG CTGCTCCAACCAGCATCCCTGACTGCTCTGGGTTCCAGTGTGGGAACAGACGTTGTATTCCTAAACActggagatgtgacagagaTGACGACTGTGGGGACGGGTCTGACGAGGCCAGCTGTGCAG CTTTCGGCTGCTCTGGCTTCCAGTGTGGGAACGAATTCTGTATTCCTAAACAGCAGTGGTGTGATGGAGCTGAGGACTGTTTGGACGGGTCTGATGAGGCTAACTGTCCAG atGCATCATCCACTGACGACGACCAAGATCCCCCCTGCCCCACAGCTCCACCGCCCCAACCCACCCGTCCTCAACCAACAGACGCCAAACCCCCGACCACCGAAAGACCCAGCCAGGAGGCGCCCACTTCTGCTGCACCCACTGTTCCTGTGACCGACCCAATAACTCTGCAGTTCACCACGTGTGGTAAACCGCAGCCGAAAAAACCCATCACCAGGATCTTCGGGGGTCTGAAGGTCGCTCCGGGTGCGATTCCTTGGCAGGTTTCTCTGCAGGTGAGACCGCGGGGCTCCAACCAGGCCTTCCAACACATCTGTGGAGGCGTCATCATCGATAGCTGCTGGGTGCTGACGGCCGCACACTGCAT CTTACCGAGGAAGGACATGCGTGTGTTGATGGGGTCGCTGTCTCTGGATACCACTCAACCTACGGAACAAATCATTAACGTCCAGGAGGTCATTGTCCATGAGAACTACAGAGAGACGCCTACAGCCGTCTACAACGACATCG ctctgctgaAGCTGAGGGGTTCCAATGGCGTTTGTGCGAAGGAGACTCAGTTCGTGAAGGCAGCATGTTTGCCTAACGGCCCACTGCCTGATGGGATGGAGTGTACCATTTCTGGATGGGGAGACACAGAGAACT ctacTTTTGGAACCAACCACCTCCTAGAAGCCAACGTGCTGTTGATAAATCAGGAGAAATGCTCTGAACCAGTCATTTACGGCAGAGTTCTGGATAATTCTATGATCTGTGCTGGTCACCTGCAGGGAGGAGTGGATTCCTGCCAG gGCGACTCTGGAGGACCTCTGTCCTGTAATGACAACAACTCTCACATTATCTACGGTCTGGTGAGTTGGGGCGATGAGTGCGGACTGAAGAACAAACCCGGGGTGTACACCAGAGTCACCCACTTCATGGACTGGATCAGGTCAAAAATTCGAGCAGCACAAGCGTAA